From Phenylobacterium montanum, the proteins below share one genomic window:
- a CDS encoding ArsR/SmtB family transcription factor: protein MIDDDLVFKALADPTRRRLLDLLFLQDGRPLSELERAAGADMTRFGVMKHLRVLEDAGLVVTRRSGREKLHFLNPVPIRLIHDRWIDKFTERRVSALTGLKAELEE, encoded by the coding sequence GTGATCGACGACGACCTCGTGTTCAAGGCCCTGGCCGACCCGACGCGGCGGCGGCTGCTCGACCTGCTGTTCCTGCAGGACGGGCGCCCGTTGTCCGAGCTCGAGCGGGCGGCGGGGGCGGACATGACCCGCTTTGGCGTGATGAAGCATCTGAGGGTGCTCGAGGACGCCGGTCTCGTGGTCACCCGCCGCTCGGGGCGGGAGAAGCTGCACTTTCTCAACCCCGTGCCGATCCGCCTGATCCACGACCGCTGGATCGACAAATTCACCGAGCGCCGGGTGTCGGCGTTGACCGGCCTCAAGGCCGAGTTGGAGGAATAG
- the purL gene encoding phosphoribosylformylglycinamidine synthase subunit PurL — protein MNDKASAPAKSMAELALEYGLKPDEYQVILDRLGREPNAVELGVFSVMWSEHCSYKSSRKHLGKLPTKGPLVIQGPGENAGVVDIGDGQACVFKMESHNHPSYIEPYQGAATGVGGIMRDVFTMGARPVALLNALRFGDPAHPKTKRLVAGVVAGIGGYGNCVGVPTVAGETNFHKGYDGNILVNAMCVGLADADKIFYSAAPAAGLPVVYFGSKTGRDGIHGATMASAEFDEDSEEKRPTVQVGDPFAEKLLIEATLELMATGAVAAIQDMGAAGLTSSSVEMAGKGGVGIELDLDAVPQREEGMTAYEMMLSESQERMLAILKPGREHDGQRIFEKWGLDAATIGWTTDTGRIVLKHHGQVVCDLPLAPLSDDAPLYDRPWVQPALQPHLDPRLVPAPTNWTEAVLKVMRCPDVASKRWLWEQYDRHVMADTLEDSATGADAGVVRVHGTRKALAVTSDCTPRYVQADPFEGGKQAVAEAWRNLTAVGADPIAITDNLNFGNPERPEIMGQIVRAIDGMGEACRALDFPVVSGNVSLYNETNGAAIPPTPTVGAVGLLPDYALRMDFSGLRGGDTLILIGVSHGELGQSLYLREVLGREDGPPPPVDLNAERRNGDFVRGLIRNRRVTAVHDLSDGGLVVAAAEMALASDIGLTLDATSVAHAHPFLFGEDQGRYLIATRQPEAVIASAIEAGLNAALVGRAGGEVFASTGLFGIPLAELRAAHEGWMPAFME, from the coding sequence ATGAACGACAAAGCCTCCGCCCCCGCCAAGAGCATGGCCGAACTCGCGCTGGAGTACGGCCTGAAACCCGACGAATACCAGGTGATCCTGGACCGCCTGGGCCGCGAGCCCAATGCGGTGGAGCTGGGCGTGTTCAGCGTCATGTGGTCCGAGCACTGCTCGTACAAGTCCAGCCGCAAGCATCTGGGCAAGCTGCCGACCAAGGGCCCGCTGGTGATCCAGGGGCCGGGCGAGAACGCCGGGGTCGTGGACATCGGCGACGGCCAGGCCTGCGTCTTCAAGATGGAGAGCCACAACCACCCCAGCTATATCGAGCCCTACCAGGGCGCAGCGACCGGGGTCGGCGGCATCATGCGCGACGTCTTCACCATGGGCGCGCGGCCCGTGGCGCTGCTGAACGCCCTGCGCTTCGGCGATCCGGCGCACCCGAAAACCAAGAGGCTGGTGGCGGGCGTTGTGGCCGGCATCGGCGGCTATGGCAACTGCGTCGGCGTGCCGACCGTGGCCGGCGAGACCAATTTTCACAAGGGCTATGACGGCAACATCCTTGTCAACGCCATGTGCGTGGGCCTGGCCGACGCCGACAAGATCTTCTACTCGGCCGCCCCCGCCGCTGGCCTTCCGGTGGTCTATTTCGGCTCCAAGACCGGGCGCGACGGCATCCATGGCGCGACCATGGCCTCGGCCGAGTTCGACGAGGACTCCGAGGAGAAGCGTCCCACGGTCCAGGTCGGCGACCCCTTCGCCGAGAAGCTCTTGATCGAGGCCACGCTGGAGCTGATGGCGACCGGCGCGGTGGCCGCGATCCAGGACATGGGCGCGGCCGGCCTGACCTCGTCCTCGGTCGAGATGGCCGGCAAGGGCGGGGTCGGCATCGAGCTCGACCTCGACGCCGTGCCCCAGCGCGAAGAGGGCATGACCGCCTATGAGATGATGCTGTCGGAGAGCCAGGAGCGGATGCTGGCCATCCTCAAGCCCGGCCGCGAGCACGACGGCCAGCGCATCTTCGAAAAATGGGGCCTCGACGCCGCCACCATCGGCTGGACCACCGACACCGGCCGCATCGTGCTGAAGCATCACGGCCAGGTGGTCTGCGACCTGCCGCTGGCGCCCCTGTCAGACGACGCCCCGCTCTATGACCGCCCCTGGGTGCAGCCGGCCCTGCAACCGCACCTCGACCCCCGCCTGGTGCCGGCGCCCACAAACTGGACCGAGGCGGTGCTGAAGGTGATGCGTTGCCCGGACGTGGCCTCCAAGCGCTGGCTGTGGGAGCAGTACGACCGCCACGTGATGGCCGACACCCTGGAGGACAGCGCCACCGGCGCCGACGCCGGCGTGGTCCGGGTGCATGGCACGCGCAAGGCCCTGGCCGTGACCTCGGACTGCACCCCGCGCTATGTGCAGGCCGATCCGTTCGAAGGCGGCAAGCAGGCGGTGGCCGAGGCCTGGCGCAACCTGACCGCGGTGGGCGCCGACCCGATCGCCATCACCGACAACCTCAATTTCGGCAATCCAGAGCGGCCCGAGATCATGGGCCAGATCGTCCGCGCCATCGACGGCATGGGTGAGGCCTGCCGGGCGCTCGACTTCCCGGTCGTGAGCGGCAACGTCTCGCTCTACAACGAGACCAACGGCGCGGCCATTCCGCCGACCCCGACCGTGGGTGCGGTGGGCCTGTTGCCGGACTACGCCCTGCGCATGGATTTCTCGGGCCTGCGCGGCGGCGACACCCTGATCCTGATCGGGGTCAGCCATGGCGAACTGGGCCAGAGCCTCTATCTGCGCGAGGTGCTTGGCCGCGAGGACGGCCCGCCGCCGCCGGTCGACCTGAACGCAGAGCGCCGCAACGGCGACTTCGTCCGCGGGCTGATCCGCAACAGGCGGGTGACCGCGGTGCACGACCTGTCCGACGGCGGCCTGGTGGTCGCAGCGGCGGAGATGGCGCTGGCCTCGGATATAGGCCTGACCCTCGACGCGACCAGCGTAGCCCACGCCCATCCCTTCCTGTTCGGTGAGGACCAGGGCCGCTACCTGATCGCCACCCGCCAGCCCGAGGCGGTGATCGCCTCGGCCATCGAGGCGGGCCTCAACGCCGCCCTGGTCGGCCGCGCTGGCGGCGAGGTGTTCGCCTCGACCGGTCTGTTCGGCATCCCGCTGGCCGAGCTGCGCGCCGCCCACGAAGGCTGGATGCCGGCCTTCATGGAATAG